In Drechmeria coniospora strain ARSEF 6962 chromosome 03, whole genome shotgun sequence, the DNA window CGAAATGAAGCCGTgaagccggccgtcgacgaggaagccgttGACACGTCCTAGCCGACCCTGACAAGTCGAATCCCACCCGCAACCGCTGGGAACGACCCCTCGATACCATCCGAAGCTtcgaggccgccatcgacggcggatACTCGCGCAAGTCCATGCATCGCGCCGGTAGGATCCCTCCCTCGTGCTCACATGGGTTGCTGGGGGGGGCAGAGGCGTGCTAACGCGGATGCAGACACGGATTCCGCGTTCAACGGAAACCACCGAGGCAGCTACCAGCCGCAGGGCCAGTCGCGATACCCCCAGGATAATTACTACGCTTGTCGGCCCATGTCGTACAACAGCTACGGCACGAACAGGCATAGCTATTACGATCATCAAGCCTACGGTGGCGCCTACCAGAATGGCAGATCCATGCCCCGCGAGCGTACCCAGCGCAACAATTCGGAGCCGCACTACCGCACCTACGGCCAGGAGCAGAACGTCTACCCGATGCCCTACAGGGATCGATCGTACGAGACGGTGACGTCTGCCGTGCCGAGCGGCAATTCCGAGACGGACCCGACCAGCAGCGACAACAGCTCCATTGATCGGACCTCGCTGGCTAAGCGCCAGGATGCCGTCAACGACTACGGTATCGGATTTACCCAACCCCAATCCTACTCGACGGCCAACTTCTCCCCGACCCTGGCACAGCCGGACAAGCCCGCATCGCCTCCCCCGCCAGCGGTGCAGCCGGCGCAGAAGAACGAagcgtcggccacggcgccgccgcggaaGCGTTCGCTGCTGAAGCGGCAGGCGTCGTCGCAGCCGCGGCAGGACGGTTCGGACAAGCGAAAGAGCTGGTTCAGTCGTCGGTTTAGTAAATCCACCTAGTCGGTTGCAtggaaggcgacgacggtcatGGTTGATTTTGCACagccgtcttcctcgtccttgtCATGCTGGACTCGCGACGAGGCACCAAACGACGCGGACCCCGTCGAGACCTAGCCGAGGCGACACGGCcaccgccttcgccgcctgTCCGTGGGACGATGGAGCAATGTTGATGGGCATTTGGAAGCGTATTTGCTTGGAACGCTTAGCATGCTCGCCGTCTTCACCAGCACATACTCATGCGAGCCTTGCGCACGGCGTTTGGCGCCGTTGCTTTACCAAGTTTCACCCTGACGAGGGTGCGACCTTGCTTTTACCCAAGTTTCACCCTGACGAGGGTGCGAGGGGGAGCTGACTTGGCCCATGACGGGCGGGGCTgacggaggacgaggaaccTTGTACGGCAAAGGGCCACGGCCACCATTGCCAGCTATACGATATTATTATGGCATGTAGACGCTATGAAGGCGCAGCGGAGATTGCCCGCCTTGAGGACAGATGTAATACAATGACGAACTGGCACGGTGGGAATCATTCAACCTTTCTTTCAAGGCAGCGAAATGTGGCATCGTGGCTAGAATGAAACGAGCATCCTAGCATTCATTCTACCGCTCCTTCTTGCTCTCTTTCTTCGCCGCATCCTTTCCTTCCGATTCATCCTCGTTCATGGCCACGATGACGTAGGCGACCAGCACGACGTTTGCCAGCAGCGCGGCCATGCCTCCCGCGTATGAGGAGTTGCCTGCGGAAGATGCAGTCAGCAAggggggcgaggcggcgcgtttgggacgagggggggggctggATGCCTTGGAAGATTGTGTTGACTGTGAGAAAGTACGAGCCGATGGGAACGATGATCATGGCCAAGGTGAAACCCAGAAGCTTGAAGATGACATGCCTGAGGACCAGGTCAGCCAATGTGGAAGGGATATCAGCACGGATCGGCATCATGGAACTCGAGCTCCAGTCGACGCTCGGGGCAAACTCACTTCGGGACCGCAGGGCTAATGTTGGACTTTTCTTCGGGTTTGTCGTCCTGGTCGAGAAAGTTCTTCTCGGTGCTGATGATTCGTCGGGTTGTCATGGTGCCTGTGTGGGAGGCTGCGTGGGAGGTGATGTTTGCACCTGGGATGATGATGAAGGTGAGAAGCTAGTGTGGAGAAGGCTGAGGCTACTGGCGCGGTACTGTGGCCTGTAGGATgtggagtacttgtactccgtactccgtagagttcaagtacttacttggttgTGCGTTGACTTGTAGTTGGACTTGTGGacgtgtgcggagtacggagtacttgcaactaaaCTGTACAAGTAACACATGTCACACAAAGTACAGTTagtacatgtgtacttgcaagtacagtataatatcagtgtacttgtacctgcagcGAGAGGCGCGACAGCGCTAACGAGCCAAACTGTCGCGTTCCAGCGTCGTTCCAGCGCCCTAGGCCGCCCGTCGAAGCGACACACCCCTAGAAGCGAGTGCTGCTACCGCTGCACCTCActactaggcacctagtgCCTTGttcactacggagtactgtggtGCCATTTCAACAATCCCGGCACACCCGTCCTAGTGAGGATCAAGCACGGCGGCTTGGAATACTGTAGAGTGCTGTAAACAGGGCGAAAATGGTAACTGCACTCAACTATCACCACTACTGTTACTGCTACTCTACTGCAATCcgtcggtgatgatggtAGCATCTACGGCGTGCTTGTAGTACCTAGGCACAGTCAAGTACGGCAGATACCTCCATGAACTTTGCGACCCTGGTCTGGCCACCTCGTAGGCTACATCCACAGCCGACATGGCGATGGAAGAGAAAAGAAGTTCCTGTGGCATTGCCGCATACCTGTGGTGCTGAAAGCCCCAAAAAGATCCCTAGACCCATCCTATAGGCATCCATTCCGTGCATGCGTACTCAGGCCTGTTGGGATGGTTCGCAGGAGCGGCGAATTTGCCAATTACCGTCGTCAATGCAACGGGTAGAGAACAAAGTGCACACGTGACCTCGTGACTGGCGTCATCTCGGCTCGCGTCTTGGCCAAGCGCCAAAATTATTGGTGTTCTAGTGCTTTGTGCCTTTTGTGGTTTGGTATCGGTTCGCCTGCCATGCAGAATTCCTCAATTCCTTTCATATCGCTCGCTTCTGCTTGCTGTCATCGCTGCGTATGATTTTGACCCCCCTTGACCACCGGTGAGCTGCCATCTCCGCGTCCTGGCATCTCCCCGACTTGGGAccggccctcgtcctcctcggtctTTTTGCATTGCCCCCCCCTCGCCGCTCACGATGGCCCCGAGGCCTTCATCACTGGCCTCCAGACATTCGACCCCTTTGGCACAGACGCCCACCCGACCCCGAACGTCAATACCGGTAGACGACTTCGATGAGATTGCCGGCGATACCATTCCTTGCTCGCCTGTGGCTTTTCTCCTGGACCGGGCCCCCGCTGCCGTGACACAGCCTACTCAGATCCTCAGCCCAAATCTCGTTACCATcggatcgtcgtcgcccgtccaTGAAATCGAGGTACCGGCGTCGTCACCCTTCCCGCGGGAAAGCCAACCGCCTCGGATCGGCTCACGAATCGCGCCTGCTGGCACGTACTTTCGACCCCCGCCACGGCCAGCACCTGCGGCGGCTCCCAAGCGACCGGCTCCTGAGCCGATCAATCTGAtatcggacgacgaggacgacgccgaacCCTGTCGCGGCGATATTCATCCGACCGCTTTCAAAGCCAAGATTGCCTCGTTCGCGTACAAcccggcggccgacgagcgacaGACGAAAGTGAAACTGCGGCAAGTCTTCGACATATTTGGGGACAGGTTTCCGTCTGAACAGGTCCGGGAGGCGCTCAAGGCGTGCAAGAATGACCTTgacgacgccatcatctGGCTTGAGAACCGAGACTCGATACGGGTCGTCGAGAAACCGGTGGTCGAGAAGCCGGTCAGCCGGCGACTCGTTTCCAAGGGGGCCTTGAAAGGACGCTCGCGCAACTCGTCTCCCCTTTCCCGCGATGCATCACCTGCTTTCACCCCGACCCCTCCCAGGCGCGCAAAGCGTTGCCTCGTTCAAGGCTTGCGCCAACGCGACAGCCCGTCGTCTCAACAAATAGTCGTCGACGATCCTGCCACGCCGTCCAGCGACGGCCCGCTGGTCATTGACCTCGTGGAGAATGACAAGGACGAATACCAGGCGGAGCCATCGCCCGAGCCTACGCAGGAAGGCAACGATCGAGTCTTGGACTGCATCAACAACAGCACACTCAAGGAgctggcggccatgacgggcaTCATGGAGGATCGGCTCGACGCTCTCGTGCAGAGGCGGCCTTTCGAGGACCTGAGGCAAGCGAGGCGTGTGAGTGAGAGCAAGAGGCCCGGGGCGCGCAAGTCGGCCAGAATATGCCTCGGAGACTCGGTCGTGGACGCCGTCGAAGTCTTCATGaacgccgtggccgccatcgacgacgttgtCGCCAAGTGCGAAGTCAAGGCGCAGACCATCAAGAGCGTCATGGACGGCTGGGACGTGGACAGCTTCGGGCACGACAAGCGCAGCATGCGGACGACGCCCGACAGGGACATGCCTcccacgccgacgagcttcaGCAGCTCCCGGCTGACGCGTCCGCCCATCGCGCAGCAGCCAAAGGCCATGGATGGCCACTGCGAAATGAAGCCATTCCAACTTTTCGGCCTGAACTGGATGTCCCTGCTCTACAACTTCAACGTCGGCTGCATCCTCGCGGACGAGATGGGCCTGGGGAAGACTTGCCAAGTGATTTCCTTCATCTCCAACCTGGTGGAGGACTACGGGGCGAAGAGAGGGGGGAAGCGACCGTGGCCCAACCTCATCGTCGTGCCGCCGAGCACGTACAACAACTGGCTGATCGAGTTTGAGCGCTTCGCGCCCGGCCTCTTCGTCATCGGCTATCGAGGGTCGCAGGCGGAGCGGGCCGAGATCGCGTACGAGATCGAGCAGCGGCGGGGTGCCTATCATGCCGTCTTGGCGACATACTCTCAGATCAACTCggaagccgacgtcgaggcgaTGCAGTCGTTTGGACTGAACTGCGCCATCTTCGACGAGGGACACAAGATGAAGAACCCCGAGACGAAGACCTACCAAGACCTCAAACGAATCCCTTCATCGTGGAAGATGCTGCTGACAGGTTTGGGTggcccgtcctcgtcgcacGGCGAAGCAACGGATGGCTGACACGTTCCAGGAACACCGGTGCAAAACAACCTCCTGGAGATGACGTCCCTGCTCAACTTCATCAACCCCCACCTCTTCGCGGGCTGCATGGAACACATCAGGTACATCTTCAGCCAAAAGGTCACGGTCCGCGACGTGTCCAACGGCGCGTTCCTGTACAACGAGCGAGTCAAGCGGGCGCGGACGATCCTGGAGCCGTTCATCCTACAGCGACGAAAGGACCAGGTGCTGTCGGACATGCCGGCCAAGGTATGCACCATCGTCCGCTGCGAGATGAGCGCGACGCAGAAGGCCGtgtacgacgagtacgaGGCCAAGTTCAGGCTCGCGCCCTCGCAGCGAGCGGGCGCGACGCGGGGACGGCAGAACGACCAGAACAACTTGTGGATGCAGCTTCAGAAAGCGGCGCTGCATCCGCTCCTCTTCCGGCGCCACTTCagcgacgagacggccgaggccatgggGAGGCTGCTGATGGACAGGGTGCCGCAGACGGAACTTCACCAGCCGGACCTCAAGCACCTGATCCAGGAGCTCAAGAACGCGTCCGACTTTGAGCTTCACCTGTGGTGCCGAGACTACGCTCGCCTGCTGAAGCAGTTTGACattccctcgtcggccgagctcgacagcGGCAAGGTCGGGAAGCTGCTGGAGCTCATCGGGCGGTACGAGAGGAACGGGGACCGGGTGCTCGTCTTCAGCAAGTTCTCGCGCGTCATCGAGCTGCTGCAGGAGGTGCTCGCCCTCCGGGGCATCGGCCACCTCGTCCTGATGGGCAACACGAGCGTGTCGGAGCGGCAGGCGCTGATTGACGAGTTCAACGAGGACGCGGCCATCCCCGTCTTCCTGCTCACGACGGGGGCGGGCGGCACGGGCATCAACTTGACGGCGGCCAACAAGGTCATCATCTTTGACCAGTCGGACAACCCGCAGGACGACATCCAGGCGGAGAACCGGGCGCATCGGCTCGGGCAGAGGCGAGAGGTGGAGGTGGTGCGGCTGCTGTCGTCGCAGACGATCGAGGAGCTCATCTACAAGGCGTGCCAGAAGAAGATTGAGCTCGCCAACAAGGTgacgggcgccgtcgagtacggcggcgaggccgaggagaacCTCGAGAAGGAGGTGCGGCGGATGATGGAGAAGCAGGAGGAGATGACTCCGCCGTGAGGGGTcgcgacggcaccgagcggccgaggaaggaaGCGCCGAGGGAGCGGACGGCATGCcgggaggacggcgacgaaagCATGCGACCGGCcgcgagacgacggcgacgaggggggaGACGGAGGACGCATCCGAtgccacggcgacggcgacgataCGGCTTTGCTTGGACCATGTCATACGGGTGGACggcacgagtacatgtaggcacACGAGCGAGTACCAATAGAGCGCATGCGTGTCTTTTGCCTCGGGCCGAGGATCGAGTTTCGCGCGTCGCATAGACgatggtcgtcggcgctggGAGAGGCTCGATGGCTGGCCACCATGGCTCGCAGAATGAACTTGCCAACAGCGCACACGCGATCTGATGGTGGCCTGTATTAGTTGCCGTTGCAGGGCCAAACGCTCCGTGTTGGTCACCGCTTAcaggtaagcaagtacagtacctgtgcAGGTGTACAAAGCGTTGAgcggtacaagcacaagtaaagtactaggtatgctGTATAACATAATACAGTgcattacttgtacctgcaagGACATGTTGAGTTGGCGGGGGGCGGGGGGCcgagtacgtgcatgtacgttgTGTAAttagtgctgtacttgtataagtaagtactgttgACTACAGTATACGTGTGGTACAGGTACAGCGCTCGTGTattggtgtacatgtaggtactaacTTGTCGATTCGGCCTCTCCTCGTAATAGTCCTGGACCACCCGATCAAGCATGCAAGGCACCACATGTATCCGGCTCGGCCTGAATCCTTGGAACCAGCGTcttgtattccgtacatgtatgcggCTTGTATGTACGTGTACCTGCGCAGCATTAGTATTTACAGGTACACATAGGTAGCTTCCGCCTGCATccatgcatgtgctgtacggatCGTTTGACTGTACCTGTTCATGCATGCCGTGGGTTGCCTTGCATCGCCTGgactcgcctcgcctcgcacGCTGCAGGTGCCGGCACAAACATGTACACGGATGTATCAGGTGCAGGTGtcggagtacaagtacggagcttGCTGCAGATGTGTACTTGGTTGCTCGGTACAAGGTACCTATCGATCtacattgtacggagtgatgCCCAGTACCTATACCCGTAccacgtgcatgtacggagtactccgtacttaattACTCCGTTCATGTAGGTATGAAACGGTCCGTGGCTTGGTGGCAGGTGGCGGCGAAAAACAGCGCCGACGTTGCCCTTGTTAATCGTCCGCGACCGTCAAGGCTCGGACCTGTGCACTGCCACACACGAGCGCGATAGGTAACAGCAGATTCGGCAAGGGGGCTGGAACTGCTGGCGGGAACATTCCAGCACCTCGAATACCAAGCCTTCTCcatgcacctacttactccgaacatgtacggagtacacctactgtacatgtaggtacttgtgctaGTAGGTACCTGATGCgcatgcaggtactccgtatgtcCATCGTCAATCTTGTCCGCAAGCTTCGGCCGGGACAGTGAGgaacatgcaagtaattactccgtactccgtacttgcaccgacTTGTTTAGTACTTGATGTGCTGAAAGCTCAGCGTACCCAACGGCTGCCCCAGCACTCACTAGTGGGCTCTTCTCCAACTcccacttgtacatgtacaccaagtacaactactgtactccgtactgtacggagtagttgtactccgaactgtacgctgtacatgtacttacacgtacTTGTGTGGATACTGCGGCGAGTGCGGAGCCACACTCCGCAATGCACCTGCATGTGCATCACggtacactgtacttaccaccaagtgtacgtactgtacggagtagtaagtattaatCTCTGCGAACCACGGCAGGAATCGTGAGGGGGGCTGGAGATTCCGCTGCGGCAGGCCCACAAGTGGGCGGGAATCGCGGGAGAGACGgatccatgcaagtactaccGATCATTATAGCACGAACAGGACGGCAAGGTCTTGATTCCACTCGTGCTCCTACCGCGCAGACTACGGCCGAGTGCTTGCTGCGCGGAGCCGTCGCAGATGGTATGGCGAGGATTCAGGAGAGCCCGAGCAATATGCATCACGGATTCTCCGATGACGGGTGCAGCCATGGTGTTTGGTGCCGCATGCATGGATGGGATGCGTCTCAGATGGTTGGCGAGGATACAGCAGAGTGGAAGAAACTACGCATCACGGACGCTCCGATGGCGGGTGCAGTAATGGTAGTGGTAGGCATTGTATTGTGTGCATTGATGCGACGCAAGtttgcctgcctgctgcgtCATTGCCGTAATGACAAGATGCGTCCCAGAATTTGCCGCGTCCATTACACGCAGCGCGAGGGGACTCGCTTCCGACGCATCCATGCCAGCCGGCCGGCCAGCCACGATGGCAGCAAGCAGGGTTCGCAGACAGACAAACAGGCGGACAGACGAACAAAGGGCACGCAACATGCACCCTCGGCGACATGTGCCGGGTTCTTGCTCGTCCGGAAATAAAGAATGCCCGTGCCAGACGGCGGGTCGTGTTAAACAAAGCGGCACCAACCAAGCCCGCAGATGGACAGACAAAACGCTTCCGTATCGTACAGGagaaggaaaaaaaaaagaaaggCATGTAAAGGTCGGGGCGGGGTATCGTGAATGCATGTCAAGGCGTCAGGTCAAGGCGTCAGGTTGCGTCAGGGCGTCAGGTCGCGTCAGGTcagggcgtcggcctcggaggtccggcggcgacggaggcgggGGTCGGGGGTCGGGAAGGCGGAGGGGAGAGGCCCGTCACCGCCAGGTTCCGTGCAGCCtgggacggcgacgggtcCCCCTCGTCTTGAGGCCCACCTCGCCCTTGGTCATGAGGCTCCTCCACCGCCTGCTGGCGCTGTGGCGGTCCATGCCCAGGCTTCGCGCGCAGTCTTGCCATTCCGTCTTGCTGAGCTTCAGCTTGTCGagcacgagctcgacgaggatg includes these proteins:
- a CDS encoding VMA21-like domain-containing protein yields the protein MTTRRIISTEKNFLDQDDKPEEKSNISPAVPKHVIFKLLGFTLAMIIVPIGSYFLTVNTIFQGNSSYAGGMAALLANVVLVAYVIVAMNEDESEGKDAAKKESKKER